The Humulus lupulus chromosome 3, drHumLupu1.1, whole genome shotgun sequence genome window below encodes:
- the LOC133825108 gene encoding probable E3 ubiquitin-protein ligase ARI7 encodes MQSVHLEKLSDIQCQPESQLKFITEAWLQIVECRRVLKWTYAYGYYLPEHEHAKRQFFEYLQGEAESGLERLHQCAEKELHVYLNAEGQSKDFNEFRTKLAGLTR; translated from the exons ATGCAGAGCGTGCAT CTTGAGAAGCTGAGTGACATACAGTGCCAACCTGAGTCACAGCTAAAGTTCATAACAGAGGCCTGGCTTCAG atcgTTGAGTGCAGGCGTGTTTTAAAATGGACATATGCTTATGGATATTATTTACCAGAGCATGAACATGCCAAGAGACAGTTCTTTGAGTACTTGCAAG GTGAGGCAGAGTCTGGGTTGGAAAGACTTCATCAATGTGCAGAAAAGGAGCTACATGTTTACCTTAATGCAGAGGGCCAATCAAAAGACTTCAATGAGTTTCGCACAAAACTTGCGGGACTGACCAGGTAG